Proteins encoded together in one Eriocheir sinensis breed Jianghai 21 chromosome 41, ASM2467909v1, whole genome shotgun sequence window:
- the LOC127009683 gene encoding transcription factor HES-1-like, which translates to MEGQSPVEVGRQAGVDAGETGICRATKQNHQQQQEQLRYCLEKEVEYLNEDDEEDTYPDDMTAGSGINNNHRASSVSPQDGSMSRKSNKPLMEKKRRQRINRCLNDLKSLVLEGKNKDPSQYSKLEKADILEMTVRHVQALHRLGMGGRLAGGGRLGGDEEGKYRAGFTHCVTEVDKYLRYLSGLGDLPPDIHKKLFAHLNSIATSVSSNVNTNTTSVQNSVNVMTNPMPFILVLNATPSQQPATITLPECAGNSLGAQPSVTLVTTSKMERTHGSVPPAGGFQVTSQHLNGGDVTLLLPPTNQVVPQTTSTRTKPSAALQASAPVLTAILTSDRGRVMPPTMVQPPALSTGSEDSALGHDILDTSDSDMSSSGLSTPLSCISSAGSPAPADDAGRSSPRRPSSSRSPPLKIHNWSSGVFREELGTSTCNARPPVRRHPVLAPKPAQSGWSQYSASQPLTSKKRKDKSPPPPPAESQSMWRPWH; encoded by the exons ATGGAGGGACAGTCGCCAGTCGAGGTCGGGAGACAAGCGGGTGTGGACGCAGGCGAGACGGGGATATGCCGAGCCACCAAACAAAatcatcaacagcaacaagaacagctGCGGTACTGTCTGGAAAAGGAAGTTGAGTATCTgaacgaagacgacgaagaagatacCTATCCAGACGACATGACGGCCGGCAGTGGCATCAACAACAACCATCGGGCCTCCTCCGTCTCGCCTCAGGATGGCTCCATGAGCAGAAAG AGCAACAAGCCTCTGATGGAGAAGAAGCGCCGCCAAAGGATCAACCGCTGTCTCAACGACCTCAAGTCCCTGGTGCTCGAGGGCAAAAACAAGGAC CCGTCACAGTACAGCAAGTTGGAGAAGGCAGACATCCTGGAGATGACGGTGAGGCACGTGCAGGCCCTCCATCGCCTGGGCATGGGCGGAAGGTTGGCCGGTGGCGGACGCttgggaggagacgaggaaggtaAATATAGGGCTGGCTTTACCCACTGTGTGACGGAGGTAGACAAATATCTTAGATACCTGTCCGGCCTTGGTGACCTTCCACCTGATATTCACAAGAAACTATTTGCTCATCTTAATTCCATCGCAACCTCCGTCTCCTCCAACGTCAACACGAACACCACCAGTGTCCAGAACAGTGTCAATGTGATGACCAATCCAATGCCTTTCATTCTTGTGCTTAACGCCACTCCGTCCCAGCAACCCGCCACCATCACTCTTCCTGAATGCGCCGGCAACTCGCTAGGGGCACAACCTTCCGTCACGCTCGTAACGACATCCAAGATGGAAAGGACTCACGGATCTGTGCCTCCCGCAGGAGGTTTTCAGGTGACTTCGCAACATTTGAACGGAGGAGACGTGACCCTACTGTTGCCACCAACTAACCAGGTGGTTCCCCAGACCACTTCCACTCGAACCAAGCCAAGTGCTGCCCTCCAGGCTTCAGCGCCTGTTCTTACGGCAATTCTCACCTCAGACAGGGGTCGCGTCATGCCGCCCACGATGGTGCAGCCACCAGCACTCTCCACCGGCAGCGAAGACTCAGCGCTGGGCCACGACATCTTGGATACATCTGATAGTGATATGAGCTCATCGGGCCTCAGCACTCCCCTCTCCTGTATTAGCAGCGCGGGCTCTCCTGCTCCCGCTGACGACGCCGGCCGCTCCTCTCCTCGGAGGCCCTCTTCTTCGAGGTCTCCGCCTTTGAAAATTCACAACTGGAGTAGTGGGGTATTCAGAGAGGAGCTTGGGACCTCAACTTGCAATGCACGCCCTCCCGTGCGCCGTCATCCTGTTTTGGCACCGAAGCCTGCACAATCCGGGTGGTCTCAGTACTCCGCCTCGCAACCACTTACTTCCAAGAAACGAAAGGATAAGagtcctcctccaccccctgctGAGTCCCAGTCCATGTGGCGGCCATGGCACTAA